The genomic window CCGGGAATACGACGGCAAGGTCAGTCTCGCTTGCCACTCCCCCCCCGTCAGATTCTCTTCTCTCCCCTGAGACTGAGACGCGGCAAAGTGGGCCCCCGGTCGCAGTGACGACCCTGTCTCGCTTGTCGTGAGCCTGCGTACGAGCACGTGACGGCCCCGTGGAGTCCACGTAACGCGGGTCTGGGGTCTCAATGCCACCCCCCCGAGTGTCCGTACACCAGGTCTATAGGCGAGCGCACTAGTGTCAGCATGTGGGCCCATCGCATGAGTGCAACTGTTGCCAAGtctaaaaatatcaatattttttctttcaaaaaatatcaatatttatgatataatataaaataagtattattagagtTTTTTATTGAATATATCTCAATAGCACAACTATTTAATgtcataaacattatttttatagATTTGTTCAAATCTTAATTAGATAGTTTGACTAATGAGAAAACTAGAATTACTGGAGTTAGTGCATGTCTATAGACCGGGCTCAACCTTTCGTGGAAAACCCGGAACGTTGTAGAGTCCATCGACCAGTGGGCCCCGGGGCCCAGAGATCTCTGGGCTCTGGCGGATTATGGGATTTGGGATTTGTCCGGGATTGAGATTTGCTTGCCCGTGGCCGGGCAGACACAGCCTCCTGCCACTGAGCAGTGGCCCCAGCGAGCATCGTGATTCGGGACATCGCAGTGCGCACGCCGTGTGATTCGGCTTCAGGTACGCAGGCGGCAGGCTGCATGCAGACAGTGGTGCTGGTGCTCTGGCCGGGCTCGGGACGAACAGGCTGTGCAATGGGGCCCGGAGACCATGCTGACTCTCACATAGTGTGAGCGTCAGTGTCACAAGCTCCTGTTGCCGCTGCTCCTGTAGAGGCTGCAGTTAGATTCTAGATTCCCAGCTAATGCGATCTGGTACTGTTGGAATTAGGAGTAGAGTAGTGTTAATGTAGTGCCCCAGTGGGTTGAGTTGAAAAAAAGAACTCATTCTGAAAAAGCATAAAGAGATCATGGAAGGATATGTATGTTCCTTCTCGTGTGAAGCGAGTTGGACATTCACATTTTCTTGTTTCTCCGGCGATCAGATATCATGCTTGATGGCGATGCAGGCTCCACCTGCTTTCCCTGCACGCTACACAACCGAAGGTGGGAAAAAGGTTTAGGTTCATCGGATTTGGACCAGATTAGCGGTCAAGATTTTGTAGTCTGTACGTTCCATTTGCTTTATTAAATTGTGGCCTGGAAGAAAGTTAGCTCGGCTGAAGAAAGCGTGATATTCTGTAGATACAGATATTGTTCATAAGTCCTACTTGATTTGAGTGAGGTTGAAGATCAGTGAACGGCGAGGAAGTGTCATTTTGTAAAGGGTAAAGTACACTTTTCAACCCTTAACTCACGccgaagttcgattttcaacctttaACTATAAAACCGGTTAAGAAACACCCTCTAACTACCAaaaccggacaaatttggtcctcggctggtttcaaaagcggttttctattttcgggaggtgccgaaattttatattatttttttgagcatcttaacgtcctcaaatgaaaaaactcaaaactacaaagttgtagatctcattgagagctacaactttggtataaaaagtattttcatttaaccctatacaaataatatattagtgctctaatgcggcaagcgctagtaggcgattattatggtactgaaattttatattattttttcgagcatcttactgtcctcaaatgaaaaaaaataaaactataaagttatagatctcatcgaggtctacaatttacatataaaaattatcttcatccgacatcgtattgaagggttatgatttttcaaaagttGAGTCTCGTCACGCCGCAGTATTGTTTTGTCGCGTGACAAGATTCaacttttgaaaaatcataacccTTCGATACGATATCGGATGAAGAtattttttatatgtaaattgtagacctcggtaagatctacaactttatagttttaattttttttttcatttgaggacaataagacgctcgaaaaaataatataaaatttcagcaccataataatcgcctactagcgcttgccgcattagagcactaatatattatttttaTGGAGTTAAATtaaaatactttttataccaaagttgtagctctcaatgagatctataactttgtagttttgagtttttttcatttgaggacgttaagatgctcaaaaaaataatatagaaTTTCGGCGCCTCtcgaaaatagaaaaccgcttttgaaaccagCCGAGGACCAAATTTGTCTGGTTTTtatagttggagggtgtttcttaaccggtttcatagttgaaggttgaaaatcgaacttcggCGCGAGCTGAGGGTTGGAAAGTGCACTTTACCATTTTGTAAATAGGAGCATGCAGCATTCAGAAGAACTTTTTTACTTTTCCGTCATTTAGGAATTTGAAAGGAACAGACAAGAAAATATTAGGTGAATCCATCCTTGTGACAAGTTGGTTGGGAACTTGGGATAGCACACAACAAGTTCTCTTTTTAGAGGTTCAATTCATACTTTATGTCCTTTTCGTAGCCATTTTACCATCATGGTTTTAACTGATTGATGTTTATCACAAGAGGCCCTCAAGTGCAATCCTTTTCAAGCAGTCATGTTAGACTGAACTGCTATTTGGCCTCTTGTGGTCCTTTGAAGCTATTTTCTActctccctttttctttttctcattgTCAGTACCGGAAAACAGTGATTGCATTTTGTTCTATTGCTATCCAACAAACCATGCCAATCTACTATTCTGCTTGCGTTTCTCCTTTCCAGCACTGCAAAATTGGTTGCATTTGCTTGTCAGAAACAGTATGATGCCTTTGAGACTATAGATAGCTCATTGTGTTTTTGTTTGGTTGATTTCGAGAACATCCCTTCAAGACTATGCAAAGATCACAGTGGCATTGATCTGTCCAACCATACGGCGCCCACTCCTATTTCATAAAGTTCTCTGTCTGCTTTCACATTAAAAGATTGTATTCACAGTCTTTATTATCTCCAAGTCTACCTAATTTtgtgttgagtgaatttgacttCCCTGCACAGTTCCTGGATCAGCAGTTTCAGTTTGATAACTCAtttgtatggagttgaaaacaaCCTCAGTTATTTATATTGCCCTAAACTCCTTAACTACTTTAGGACTGATGTTTTCAAAGACGTGCAGCTACCAAACTAGACTCTGACGCCATATTTTATCTGTCCTCAGAATATCACCATTAGAGGAATAACAAACCCTCAATTTGAATTTTTTCACAGCCTTATATCACTGCTTGTTTATCTTTTCTTTGGAAGTTATTTCTTGTTTATTTAGCTGGGTTGATGCAGGTCAAATGTTCACCCCAATTGTATTGTTTTGCTCTATGAAAGCTCATACCGTACATTTTAGAAATTTGCTACAAATGTAACATAGCTGAGGTTTTGTCTACTATGAAGACCACTTGAATGATGTATGCCATCTTTTAGTGAGCAAATTACATGTACCCAATACTAACAGTAGAAATTCAGTCTCAGAACATCCCACACAATATCCAGAATTCCAATCATCATTTTGAGTGTTCTTGTCATTAGAGGCCTGTGCCTCAATAGAATATGGAACCCTTCTAAAACTCGTATTGATAACCATAACTGCATCTTAATATCCTATTGGCAATAAATGTTCTTTAGTTCAAACTTTACCGCTTTGTCATTGCTTTtatatttgtttatttattttgccTTAACATATTTGCAACATCTGATTGATGGTACAGACAGCCGATGTGTGGTCCTGTGGAGTCACCCTTTATGTGATGCTGGTCGGTGCTTACCCTTTTGAGGACCCAGATGACCCAAAGAATTTCAGAAAGACAATTGGGGTAACAACTTCAgagcttctcttttttttttctctattaATAACAAGCAATCTAAAACCCCAAGTTCTTGTCTCTTAATGTTATTCTTGGTATATTCTTTCTTTTCATAGAGGATCATGTCAATCCAATACAAAATACCAGAGTATGTGCACGTATCCCAAGATTGCAAGGAACTGCTTTCTAGAATTTTTGTTGCAAACTCTGCAAAGGTACCCATATATTTAAACTTAGGATCATCTTAAGTGGTTCATTGATTTAATTACATCTCCAAAATCATGCAGAGAATAACAATCAGGGAGATCAGGAACCACCCCTGGTTCCTGAAGAACCTGCCTAGAGAGCTCACAGAAGCTGCACAGGCAATGTACTACAAGAAAGACAACAGCGCCCCGACTTACTCCGTCCAGTCCGTGGAGGAGATCATGAAGATCGTGGAGAAGGCACGGACGCCGCCTCCTTCCTCCACCCCCGTGGCTGGCTTTGGttgggcggcggcggaggacgagcaggaggacAGCAAGAAACCAGACGGAGaaaatgaggaagaagaggatggtgAAGACGAGTATGACAAACAGGTGAAGCAAGTTCACGCCAGCGGGGAGTTTCATATCAGCTGAGGGTTTTCGCCGGCGCGAGAGGAAACCCCAAACAGGAGATATTGTGGTAGCAGCTGATGATGGGCCTGATAGTTTGTGGTCATCTTTCCAagttttctttcatttttttcCCCTGTGATGCCGCAAGCTGCAACAGTGTAAATTATTCAAGTGCTTCCAACATTGCCCTTGTATTGACTG from Miscanthus floridulus cultivar M001 chromosome 11, ASM1932011v1, whole genome shotgun sequence includes these protein-coding regions:
- the LOC136490580 gene encoding serine/threonine-protein kinase SAPK7-like; this translates as MEKYELLKDIGAGNFGVARLMRNKETKELVAMKYIPRGQKIDENVAREIINHRSLQHPNIIRFKEVVLTPTHLAIVMEYAAGGELFDRICNAGRFSEDEARYFFQQLICGVSYCHFMQICHRDLKLENTLLDGSPAPCLKICDFGYSKSSLLHSKPKSTVGTPAYIAPEVLSRREYDGKTADVWSCGVTLYVMLVGAYPFEDPDDPKNFRKTIGRIMSIQYKIPEYVHVSQDCKELLSRIFVANSAKRITIREIRNHPWFLKNLPRELTEAAQAMYYKKDNSAPTYSVQSVEEIMKIVEKARTPPPSSTPVAGFGWAAAEDEQEDSKKPDGENEEEEDGEDEYDKQVKQVHASGEFHIS